A window of the Dunckerocampus dactyliophorus isolate RoL2022-P2 chromosome 21, RoL_Ddac_1.1, whole genome shotgun sequence genome harbors these coding sequences:
- the pan3 gene encoding PAN2-PAN3 deadenylation complex subunit PAN3, producing the protein MHPSAMINGSGGGAMNSGLPASAAPLGGAGIPNVKVKFCRYYAKDKTCFYGDECQFLHEDPSMASLPLHGGGSPVPLSLSGGGGTPAGYSLSGSAASCPGGGGTGVPKKSESMGPAGTSLDGSLLTIPGMEGPTLSDANLTNSYFSSSFIGVNGFGSPAEPKYSMMQRITTSSSSPSLLNDGAKNFSHSAHDPVNSPTSSLFSDFGALSISQRRKAPNPAASEFIPKGAPRMATMAQSSVQAFPSPLFAHPGLSSSTAAALAPGMSLSAGSSPLHSPKITPHTSPAPRRRSHTPNPVNYMVPTTASDQGTHIIQKETVGGTTYFYTDNTPAPMAGMVFPTYHIYPPTAPHVAYMQPKANAPSFFMADELRQELINRHLITMAQIDHSENPDVPSEVDSYHSLFPLEPLPPPNCMQKTSNFSYITSCYKAVNSKDDLPYCLRRIHAFRLVNTKCMMLVDMWKKIQHSNSVTLREVFTTKAFGDHSLVFSYDFHAGAETMFSRHFNDPAADSYFTKRKWGQHEPPPPRQHAGLLPESLIWAYIVQLSSALRTIHTAGLACRVMDPSKILITGKTRLRVNCVGVFDVLTFDNSQTNHLALMPQYQQADLVSLGKVVLALACNSLAGIQRENLQKAMELVSINYSSDLKNLILYLLTEQSRLRSVNDIMPMIGARFYTQLDASQMRNDVIEEDLAKEVQNGRLFRLLAKLGTINERPEFQKDPTWSETGDRYLLKLFRDHLFHQVTEAGTPWIDLSHIVSCLNKLDAGGPEKISLVSRDEKSVLVVTYSDLKRCFDSTFQELQAAASGSL; encoded by the exons ATGCACCCCAGCGCTATGAT CAACGGCAGCGGCGGCGGTGCCATGAACAGTGGACTCCCAGCTTCAGCTGCTCCGCTCGGGGGTGCCGGGATACCCAATGTCAAGGTGAAGTTTTGCCGTTACTACGCGAAAGACAAGACCTGCTTCTATGGAGACGAGTGTCAGTTCCTGCACGAGGATCCGTCCATGGCTAGCCTGCCCCTGCACGGCGGCGGGAGCCCCGTCCCGTTGTCTCTGTCCGGGGGTGGCGGGACGCCAGCGGGGTATTCCCTCAGCGGCTCCGCGGCTTCCTGCCCGGGCGGCGGGGGGACCGGTGTGCCCAAAAAGAGTGAAAGCATGGGGCCTGCGGGGACATCTCTGGACGGGTCGCTCTTAACCA TCCCAGGAATGGAGGGTCCAACGCTGAGCGATGCCAATCTTACCAACTCCTACTTCAGCAGCAGCTTTATTGGGGTGAATGGATTTGGAAGCCCTGCTGAGCCCAAATACTCCATGATGCAG CGAATAACTACCAGCAGCAGCTCTCCCAGTCTCCTCAACGACGGTGCCAAGAATTTCAGCCACAGCGCTCATG ATCCAGTGAACTCGCCGACATCGTCACTGTTCAGCGATTTTGGTGCTCTCAGCATTTCCCAAAGGAGAAAG GCTCCCAATCCGGCAGCAAGTGAGTTCATCCCTAAGGGAGCTCCACGAATGGCCACCATGGCCCAGTCTTCAGTCCAGGCCTTCCCCTCGCCTCTCTTCGCTCATCCAGGCCTCAGCAGCTCCACAGCAGCCGCTCTCGCTCCGG GCATGTCTTTATCGGCGGGATCATCCCCCCTTCACTCGCCGAAAATCACGCCCCATACCTCGCCCGCCCCGCGTCGGCGCAGCCACACCCCAAACCCGGTCAACTACATGGTGCCCACCACGGCGTCCGACCAGGGCACTCACATCATCCAGAAGGAGACAGTCGGGGGGACCACCTACTTCTACACGGACAACACCCCTGCACCCATGGCCGGGATG GTGTTTCCTACCTACCATATCTACCCCCCCACCGCGCCCCATGTGGCTTACATGCAGCCCAAAGCCAACGCCCCGTCCTTCTTCATGGCCGATGAACTCCGACAG GAGTTGATAAACAGACATCTGATAACCATGGCCCAGATTGACCACTCAGAGAACCCAG ACGTCCCTTCTGAGGTGGACAGCTACCACAGCCTGTTCCCTTTGGAGCCCCTCCCCCCGCCCAACTGCATGCAGAAGACCAGCAACTTCAGCTACATCACGTCCTGCTACAAGGCGGTCAACAGCAAGGATGACCTGCCGTACTGCCTGAGGAGGATACACG CTTTTCGCCTTGTCAACACCAAGTGCATGATGTTGGTGGACATGTGGAAGAAGATCCAGCACTCCAACTCTGTAACGCTGAGGGAGGTCTTCACCACAAAAGCCTTTGGAGACCATT CATTGGTGTTCTCCTACGACTTCCACGCGGGTGCAGAGACCATGTTCAGCCGTCACTTCAACGACCCAGCAGCTGACTCGTATTTCACCAAGAGGAAGTGGG GACAACATGAGCCACCGCCACCGCGGCAACACGCCGGCCTGCTCCCCGAGTCCCTGATCTGGGCCTACATAGTCCAGCTCAGCTCCGCCCTGCGCACCATCCACACAGCGGGCCTGGCCTGTCGTGTCATGGATCCCAGCAAGATTCTCATCACCGGAAAGACCAG gttACGGGTGAACTGTGTTGGTGTGTTTGACGTCTTAACGTTTGACAACAGTCAGACCAACCACCTTGCCCTGATGCCACAATACCAG CAAGCCGACCTGGTGTCGTTGGGCAAAGTGGTGCTGGCGCTGGCGTGTAACTCGCTGGCTGGCATTCAGAGGGAGAACCTGCAGAAGGCCATGGAGCTGGTGTCCATCAACTACTCTTCAGACCTCAAGAACCTCATACT atatctgctgacTGAACAGTCCCGCCTGCGCAGCGTCAACGACATTATGCCGATGATCGGAGCTCGATTTTACACACAACTGGACGCATCGCAGATGAGGAATGATGTCATTGAGGAGGACCTGGCCAAG GAAGTGCAAAATGGCCGCCTCTTCCGCCTGTTGGCCAAACTGGGCACCATCAACGAGAGACCCGA GTTTCAGAAGGACCCCACGTGGTCAGAAACGGGCGACCGCTACCTGCTGAAGCTTTTCCGGGACCATCTTTTTCATCAGGTGACGGAAGCCGGGACGCCCTGGATCGACCTCAGCCACATCGTCTCCTGCCTCAACAAA CTTGACGCAGGTGGTCCCGAGAAGATAAGCCTGGTGTCGCGGGACGAGAAGAGCGTCCTGGTGGTGACCTATTCGGACCTGAAGCGCTGCTTTGACAGCACCTTCCAAGAGCTGCAGGCAGCCGCCTCAGGCTCCCTGTAG